A single genomic interval of Dromiciops gliroides isolate mDroGli1 chromosome 1, mDroGli1.pri, whole genome shotgun sequence harbors:
- the LOC122745524 gene encoding basic proline-rich protein-like, protein MSSSTPTHEPSRLSHQGPILNKNGFVMCMGFRPVWGQDSCPKAFAQRLPLLTTSPGWVGRPLKNLKGVWGHGWGRGPVLPAPGWPPGEPQALLGARTTPGSLLSPGTRPGSQDGRTTPPAPLSRRGRLGFRRPRPCPPPPQSRCQPGTEDRARGGGGRARESAQSGRGRPGHIALPFPACRPPGGPHPSRGSHPPPAPIPTFAPPGLLGLARPGLWPAPPAKKSVPGKSSDDRSLFHLPGRDSELRERRPK, encoded by the exons ATGTCCTCCAGCACCCCCACCCATGAGCCATCCAGACTCTCCCACCAGGGCCCTATTTTAAACAAGAATGGATTTGTCATGTGCATGGGTTTTCGGCCAGTCTGGGGCCAAG attccTGCCCCAAGGCTTTTGCGCAACGTCTGCCCCTTCTCACAACCAGTCCCGGCTGGGTGGGGCGGCCCTTAAAGAACTTGAAAGGAGTTTGGGGccatggatgggggagggggccgGTGCTTCCGGCGCCCGGGTGGCCCCCAGGAGAACCCCAAGCTCTCCTAGGGGCGCGCACCACGCCGGGGTCTCTTCTGTCTCCAGGCACCCGGCCAGGGTCCCAGGACGGGCGGACCACGCCGCCTGCCCCGCTAAGCAGACGGGGGAGACTTGGCTTCAGGCGCCCGCGCCCATGCCCTCCTCCCCCGCAGTCTCGGTGCCAGCCCGGGACTGAGGATCGTGCCAGGGGCGGAGGCGGGAGGGCTAGGGAGAGCGCCCAAAGCGGGCGCGGGCGCCCCGGACATAtcgcccttcccttccctgcctgcCGCCCTCCAGGGGGCCCACACCCTTCCCGGGGCAGCCACCCCCCACCCGCCCCCATACCCACCTTTGCCCCACCGGGCCTCCTTGGCCTGGCCCGACCCGGCCTGTGGCCCGCTCCTCCCGCCAAGAAGTCAGTCCCGGGAAAAAGTAGTGACGACCGCTCCCTCTTCCACTTACCGGGCCGAGACTCCGAGCTCCGGGAGCGGCGGCCAAAGTAG